A genomic segment from Gossypium hirsutum isolate 1008001.06 chromosome D04, Gossypium_hirsutum_v2.1, whole genome shotgun sequence encodes:
- the LOC107960884 gene encoding RING-H2 finger protein ATL78-like has protein sequence MEGTQETTKTVFPSSTTCTIVSCLGLFCVSKCGIRGSSSVAADSGVIHSAKSGVEENTLNAFPIVKYASELKLPSLDTACAICLSKFTAGEHLRILPKCNHGFHTPCIDTWLISHSSCRNCLAETDQKTNNCSQETSSSSAQHQQQHCLKCSIEAEPNAAIGFDHFVPM, from the exons ATGGAAGG GACACAAGAAACGACAAAGACAGTTTTTCCATCATCAACTACTTGCACCATCGTTTCCTGTCTTGGGTTGTTTTGTGTTTCCAAGTGTGGAATCAGAGGCTCAAGTTCTGTTGCTGCTGATTCTGGTGTGATCCATTCGGCCAAGTCAGGAGTCGAGGAAAATACCTTAAATGCCTTCCCTATTGTAAAATACGCAAGCGAGTTGAAACTGCCGAGCCTTGACACCGCTTGTGCTATATGCTTGTCCAAGTTCACTGCTGGGGAGCATCTTCGGATTTTGCCGAAGTGCAACCATGGATTTCATACTCCATGTATAGATACTTGGCTTATTTCACATTCTTCATGCCGGAACTGCCTGGCTGAAACGGACCAAAAGACCAATAATTGCAGCCAG gAGACCAGCAGCAGTTCAGCACAACACCAGCAGCAACACTGCTTGAAGTGCAGCATTGAAGCTGAACCAAATGCAGCAATCGGTTTTGATCATTTTGTTCCTATGTAA
- the LOC107961403 gene encoding RING-H2 finger protein ATL78: MTTSITSTLFSQDLYPRKFLLHSSLHPIESPAISPAQQNNSPINDNFHSNATIILLVLICTIISFLGLFCMVKCAIRGSSSVASESGVNPLAKLANKGVERKALNSFPTIKYATELKLTSLDTACAICLSEFAAEERLRILPKCNHGFHTQCIDNWLSSHSSCPTCRHCLIETDQKTDNCSPIGSLEQPLPVQESIINVNVEEN; the protein is encoded by the coding sequence ATGACAACTTCAATAACATCAACCCTTTTCTCCCAAGACTTGTATCCAAGAAAATTTCTCCTACATTCCTCTCTTCACCCTATAGAATCCCCTGCAATTTCCCCAGCTCAACAAAACAATTCCCCCATCAATGACAACTTCCATTCAAATGCAACCATTATTCTCTTAGTCCTCATTTGCACCATCATTTCCTTTTTGGGGTTGTTTTGTATGGTCAAGTGTGCAATTAGAGGCTCAAGTTCTGTTGCTTCTGAATCTGGTGTAAACCCTTTAGCCAAGTTAGCTAATAAAGGAGTTGAGAGGAAAGCCTTAAATTCCTTCCCTACCATAAAATACGCGACCGAGTTGAAACTAACCAGCCTAGACACCGCTTGTGCCATATGCTTGTCGGAGTTTGCTGCTGAGGAGCGTCTGCGGATTTTGCCAAAGTGCAACCATGGATTTCATACTCAATGTATCGACAATTGGCTTAGTTCACATTCTTCATGCCCTACATGCAGGCACTGCCTGATAGAAACAGATCAAAAGACCGATAACTGCAGCCCGATAGGTTCCTTGGAACAGCCTCTGCCGGTGCAAGAAAGCATCATCAACGTTAACGTAGAAGAGAACTGA